From Camelus bactrianus isolate YW-2024 breed Bactrian camel chromosome 35, ASM4877302v1, whole genome shotgun sequence, a single genomic window includes:
- the LOC123616520 gene encoding translation machinery-associated protein 7-like, producing the protein MSGCKGGKKKPLKQPKKQSKEMDEEDKTFKQKQREEQKKLEELKAKAARKGPLATGAIKKSGKK; encoded by the coding sequence ATGTCCGGCTGCAAAGGTGGCAAGAAGAAGCCCCTGAAGCAGCCCAAGAAGCAGTCCAAGGAGATGGACGAGGAAGACAAGACATTcaagcagaagcagagagaggagcagaagaaactcGAGGAGCTAAAAGCGAAGGCTGCGCGGAAAGGTCCCCTGGCCACAGGTGCAATTAAGAAATCTGGCAAAAAGTAA